In one window of Camelina sativa cultivar DH55 chromosome 15, Cs, whole genome shotgun sequence DNA:
- the LOC104747449 gene encoding polyprenol reductase 2-like, with the protein MDLEIVWLVRVAWITVWVVSILPLLIASIPTSKLDSFRDLVLSFAGRGKILHPSSQKFTIPQKYFAHFYVIGVVWTTLLLAATWMYAYEMAPLSSGEFQLSDIASHLAGGSHVFSIHKSHMTPVEHRFKAWRAVFLLLLMEIHVLRRLIESIYVFKYSPTARMHFLGYFAGLFFYVTAPLSLCSNIAPEVARFTGNQVAEFIANGKSHTSSPEVNLLLSISSLTKLGSLQWIGGAIFLWGWIHQRRCHAILGSLRENPSQAKEYIIPYGDWFGMVSCPHFLAEIVLYAGLLIASGGTDINIWLLFGFVAANLTYAAGETHRWYLRKFENYPANRHAIFPYVY; encoded by the exons ATGGATTTGGAGATTGTGTGGTTGGTTAGAGTCGCTTGGATCACCGTTTGGGTCGTCTCTATACTTCCTTTGTTGATTGCTTCAATACCCACTTCAAAGCTTGACTCTTTTCGTGATCTCGTTTTGAGTTTCGCTGGAAGAGGCAAGATTCTTCACCCATCCTCTCAG AAGTTTACAATTCCTCAGAAATACTTTGCTCACTTTTATGTTATTGGAGTGGTGTGGACGACTCTCCTGCTTGCTGCAACTTGGATGTATGCTTACGAAATGGCGCCTTTATCTTCTGGTGAGTTCCAGTTATCAGACATTGCAAGCCATTTAGCCGGAGGTTCCCATGTTTTCTCCATTCATAAATCTCATATGACTCCCGTTGAGCATCGGTTCAAAGCGTGGCGAGCGGTGTTTCTACTTCTTCTGATGGAGATACATGTCTTGAGACGGCTTATAGAGTCAATCTATGTATTCAAATATAGCCCTACCGCTCGGATGCACTTCCTCGGTTATTTTGCTGGTTTGTT TTTCTATGTAACAGCGCCTTTGTCACTCTGCTCAAACATTGCTCCAGAGGTAGCAAGATTCACCGGAAATCAAGTGGCTGAGTTCATTGCTAATGGGAAAAGTCATACTTCATCCCCTGAAGTTAATTTGTTATTGTCTATAAGCTCACTGACGAAGCTTGGATCACTCCAGTGGATTGGTGGAGCTATTTTTCTATGGGGATGGATACATCAGCGCCGCTGTCACGCCATTCTT GGATCACTCCGGGAAAACCCAAGCCAAGCTAAAGAGTATATAATTCCATATGGGGATTGGTTTGGGATGGTCTCTTGTCCCCATTTCTTGGCAGAAATC GTTTTATATGCGGGCTTACTGATTGCGAGTGGAGGAACAGACATAAACATCTGGTTACTCTTTGGTTTCGTG gcGGCTAATCTGACATACGCCGCTGGAGAAACACACCGCTGGTATCTCCGGAAGTTTGAGAATTATCCGGCTAATCGGCATGCTATTTTCCCTTATGTCTACTAA